TAGCTGTGGAGTTAGGAGATACTATTATAGTTTTTTCAAAAAAACCTACTACAATAAAAAAGATATTTAAAAAAGAAGAGAAGCATTTAGAATTAAAAGATGAAATTAAAAAATTATTCTTGTAAAAAATAAAAATAAAATGTATAATACAGGTGTATTGTTAGAAAGATAAGGAGAAATTGATGATAAAAATAGGAAAAAGACAGAGATTGGTTATAAATAATTTTGCTAGTGTTGGGGCGTACCTTGATGCTGGAACAGGTGATAGTAAGGATAATATACTTTTACCTAACAATGAATTAGAGGATAGAGATTTAAAAGAGGGAGACGAGGTTGAAGTTCTAGTTTATATGGACTCTGAAGATAGACCAGTGGCAACTTTTAGAAAGACAGAAGCTTTAGTAGGAACTTTAGCTAAGTTAGAGGTAACAGATGTTCACCCAACTTTAGGAGCTTTTATGGATTGGGGATTGAAGAAGGAGTTACTTCTACCTAAAAGACAGCAGGAGACTGATGTTGAAGTTGGAAAAAGATATTTAGTAGGAATTTATGAGGATAGTAAGGGTAGACTTTCAGCTACAATGAAGATATATAAATTCTTATTACCAAGTACATCAATGAAGAAAAATGATATAGTTTCAGGAACAGTATATAGAATAAATGATGAGATTGGTGTTTTTGTTGCTGTAGAGGATAGATATTTTGGATTAATACCAAAAAATGAGTACTTCAAAAACTATAAGATAGGTGATGAAATAGAAGCGAGAGTAATAAGAGTAAGAGAAGATGGAAAATTGGATCTTTCTCCTAGAGAACTTGCTTATATCCAATTAGATAAAGATGCTGAGCTAATACTTGAAAAAATGAGAATTTTAAAAGATAGTTTCAGATTCAATGACAAAACTACTCCAGAACAGATAGTGGACTATTTTAATATGAGTAAAAAAGCATTTAAAAGAGCTGTTGGAAATCTATTAAAACAGGGGAAAATAGAGAAAACAGAGGACGGATATTTTAAATTGGTTTCAAAAAAATAAAATATAAAAACATCAGAAGGAGGATTTAAGATGATTGGTTTAATTATTTTAATCATTGTTCTAGCAGGAATGTGGAAAGCTTTTACAAAGGCAGGATTACAGGGGTGGACATCATTAATTCCAATTTATAATGTGTATTTAATGATAACAGTTTTAGCTAAATTGAGTTGGTGGTATATTCTACTTCTAATAATACCAATAGTGAACTTCTTTGTAGTTATAAAGATAAATATAAATATTGCTAAAAACTTCAAAATAAGCTCACCTGTATTATTTGGTTTAGGACTTACATTTTTAGGATTTATTTTCTATCCAATATTGGGATTTGGAAACTATGATTTTGCTACTGGAGATGAAGCAGAAATAATAGATTAATTAAGATTATAGAGATTAAAGGTGAAAATTTTTATCTTATTGGACAAAAATTTTCTCCTTTTTTTATAAGTATAACTAGGAGGAAAAATGAGCGTAAAAACAGTATTTGATAGCATTAATAAAGATTGGTTAATTGAGACAAGAAGAGATCTACATAAGATACCAGAATTAGATTTTCAACTTCCAAGGACAATAGCATATGTAACTCATATTTTAGATGAATTGGGAATTAAATATAGAGTTGGAGTAGGAAAATCAGGTATAGTAGCAGATATAGAGGGGCAAGATAAGGATAAAACTATAGCTTTAAGAGCTGATATGGACGCATTGCCAATATTAGAGTGTAGTAGTAAGGGGTATAAGTCTACTATAGATGGTCAGATGCATGCCTGTGGACATGATGTACATACAGCAATACTTTTAGGTGTTGGAAAAGCATTGTCAGAAAATAGAGAGGTATTACCTTGTAATGTAAGATTAATTTTTCAACCAGCTGAAGAGACAAGTGGAGGAGCTCTACCTATGATAGAAGATGGTTGCCTAGAAGGTGTAGATGCAATCTATGGTTTACATGTAGATCCTACAATAGAGTGTGGAGTAGTTGGAATAAAATATGGAGCTTATTGTGCCTCGTCAACTGATGTAAAGATAGAGATAGAGGGAAAAAGTTGTCATGGAGCTTACCCTAGTCAAGGTGTAGATGCCATTGTTACAGCTTGTAGTATAATTACATCACTTCAAAGCATTATCAGTAGAAATATAGATTCAAGAGATTCAGCTGTACTTAGTTTAGGGAAGATAAATGGTGGAGATAAAGAAAATATAGTAGCTCAAAGAGTTGTAGCTTCAGGAACATTGAGAACACTATCCAACGATGTAAAAGTAAGAGCTAAAGAGAGAATAAAAGAGATGGTAGAGAATTCAGCTAAAGCTTATGGTGCAGTGGGAAAAGTGTCATATGCTGATGGATACTCCGCTCTTGTAAATCATGACGAATATGTGGATATAGTCAAAGCAAATGCTAAAGAGCTATTGGGAGAAAAGGGAGTTTATGAAAAGAAATTGGCTAATATGGGAGTTGAAGATTTTGCTTACTATGTTGAAAAAGTGCCAGGAGCTTTCTTTAATTTAGGTGTTGGAAATATTTCTAAAGGTATAGTAGCACCACTTCACAATGATAAGTTTGATATAGATGAAGATAGTTTAGAGTTAGGAGTAAAGTTACAAGTTTTAAATATTTTTTCAACATATAAAAAACTAACTTTAAATTGTCAGTAAATTTAGATATATAGGTTAAAAAAGAGAGTGTAGATAAAATCTGATCATCTACACTCTTTACTTTATATTTTATCTATTGATACATGCTTCAACTTCGTGAGGATATTTAGGCATCTTATCACCTAATCTTCTTGCTCCTGTTTCAGTTATCAAGAAATCTCCCTCATATCTCATTCCACCAAAAGAAAGGTACTTCTCAATCTCTTCATAATTTAGATACTCAGTAAACTTGTTAGCTTCCTTCCATCTTCTTACTAATTCAGGGATAAAGTATATACCAGGTTCAACAGTAAATACATAACCAGGTCTTAACTTTCTAGCTAATCTCAATGATTTAAGACCAAATTGCATCTCTCTAGGAAAATCTTCATAACCTACATAGTTTTCTCCAAGAGCTTCCATATCATGTACATCAAGTCCTAACATATGACCTAGTCCATGTGGGAAAAATAGAGCATGAGCTCCAGCTTTTACAGCTTCCTCTGTATCTCCCTTCATAAGCCCTCTCTTTTTCATTCCTTCAGTTAAGACTTTACATACTTCAAGGTGTACCTTCTTGTAAGTTATACCAGGTTTGATAAGCTCTTCAGCCTTTTCAAACATCTCTATCAAAAGTGAATAAATATCTTTTTGTACATCAGTAAACTTACCAGAAACAGGGAAAGAAGTTGTCATATCACCACAATATCCATTCTCGATTCTAGCACCAGCATCTAATACTACTAGATCTCCCTCTTGTAAAGTGTTACCATGATAGTGATTATGTAGTATCTGACCGTTTCTTGTGAATATAGTGTGGAAAGATGTAGAGGCATTGTATCTAGCTGCAACCTCTTCAAGGGCGGCTACTACTTCATACTCTTTCATTCCAGGCTTAACTACTTCCATAGCTTTGAGATGCATCTCTCTTGTTATATTTACAGCTTTCTCAATTTCAGAGATCTCTAGAGCTGATTTTGTGTTTCTCTGTTCAACAACACTTAGAATAAGTTTTTCAGATGCAAAATTATTAAAATTAAATGGGTCAATTTTAAAGTATTTGCTCAATTGCATAGTAGTTTCACTTCTATATTGTGGTAAAAATAGTAGTTCTCTTTTCTCCTCTAAAAGTGAGTTAGCAAATTGAGAAAACTCTGTCATTTCAACAAAATTATTTATTCCAACATCTTCAGCAAAAGATTTTAATAATTTTTGTTCTCCCATCCAAACAATATCATCAAGAGTAAAATCAGTACCAAAAATATACTCCTTATTATTGTCAACATCAATTACTCCTATAAGATTTGGAACATTCATACCAAAATAATATAAAAAACTAGCATCTTGCTCAAAGTGATAGTTATTTCCTCTGTAGTTTCTAGGTGATTCTTGATTTCCAGGTAAAATTACAACACCAGATTTTAAAAGAGATTTCAATCCTTCTCTTCTTTCGATATATACATTTTTATCAAACATTTTTACCTCCATAGATTAAAATATATAATCTAAATTATTATCTAACTTTCTAAATTTTATAATATTTATCCAAAATTTTCAATAGAATTTTATTTACTTAAATAGATTTTTAGCCATATTTGGAAAATTTGTAATAATTGAATCTATCCCTTTTTCTTTAAGATATAACATATCTCTTTCATCATTTACCGTCCAAGTATTAATCTCAATATTAAATTTTTTTAACTCCTCAATAACTTCAGGAATAAGATTATTGAAACGTGGATGATAACACTCAATTTGATGAGAAAAAGTATATTTTCCAGCATCAATTATCCAATCTTCAGAGAGAAAACCACATTTTATCTGAGGTGCTAATTTTTTCATTCTTAAGATAGAAAAGTGGTTAAAACTAGATATAATAACCTTATCTTCTAGGTTATATTTTTTTATTAACTCAAGAACTGAATCTTCAATTCCTAAATACTGATAAACACTTGTTTTAAGCTCAATATTAGTAATTATATCTAAGTCTTTAACAAGTAAAAAATACTCTTCTAAAGTTGGAATTCTATTAAAACCAAAGTTATTAAAATTAAAGGAAGCATCAAATTTTTTTAATTCATCATATGTATAGGATTTAACTAGTCCATCTCCGTTGGTTGTTCTGTCAATAGTTTCATCGTGTATAATAACAACAGTATTATCTTTTGTCAATTGTACATCTAACTCAATACCATCAACTCCTATTTCAATAGCTTTTTTAAAAGCTAGCATAGTATTTTCAGGATAATAACCACTAAAACCTCTATGGGCAAAAATTTTACTCATATTTCCTCCTAAATAAAAGTTTAATTTTTAACTAATATACCCCTATTTATCTCTTTTGTCAAGTAGATAGAGAATTGCGTGGGAATAATAAAAAATGATTAATTAAAGGACAGGAAGGGAATTAAAGAGTAAATTTTTAAAGAAGGAATATATTTAATTTAAAAAATATGTTAGAATATGTAAAATATGAATTATATTTAGAGGTGAGAGAGATGTTTATAAATGATTATCATATTCATAGTGAGTTTTCAGGGGATTCTAATCAGAATATGAGAGATATTTTTGAAAAAGCAATCTCTTTAGGTTTAGACGAGATTGCAATAACTGATCATTTAGAGTATGATATTGAAGGAATGACAGAAAAATGGATTTTAAATTTAGATAAATATACTAAAACAGTATTAGAGTATCAAGATGAGTATAGAGGAAAATTAGATATAAAATTGGGTGTAGAAGTGGGAGTACAACCTCATACAAGGGAGTATTTGGAAGAGCAGGTAAAAAAATACCCATTTGATTTTGTAATAGCTTCAACACACGCTATTAATAGATGTGATCTAGCTTGGGGAGAGCTTCAAAAAACAAGAAATAAAGAGGAGTTACAGAGATTTTATTTTGAAACAGTTTTAGATAATGTGAAAAAATATGAACAGTTTTCTGTATATGGTCATATGGATTTTGTAACTAGATATGGTGGACCTGAGTACAGAGGTATGGATTATCATATGCACAAAGATATAATTGATGAGATATTGAGAACACTGATCCATAAGGGAAAGGGGATAGAGATCAATACCTCAGGTTATAGATATAAAGAGAACAGATTTTATCCGTGTACAGATATAGTAAAAAGATATTTTGAATTGGGTGGAGAGATCATAACTATAGGGTCTGATTCACATATTAAAGAGTATCTAACTCTTGACTTTGATGTGGCATACGAGTTCTTAAAAAGTATAGGAGTAAGCTATATTTGTGGATTTGATAAGATGAAACCTGTTTTTAAAAGAATAAAATAAATTGATATATTTTTCTGAATATGTTACAATTATTAAACAGTATAAAATTAGAAGAGGAGAGGGTGTAAATGAAAAAATCATTATTGATGATAACACTAATAGGAGCTTTGTTAAGTGGATGTACAGCATTAGAAAAAACAAGTGAGACAGCTGATAAAGTGAGTACAATGAGTAAAACTGCCCAAACTATGTTAGATATGAACTCTATAAAAGGAGTAGAATATACATTGGAAGGATCAGATATTACTGTAGTATTTGATAGTGGAAAGATCTATGGTTTTTCAGGAGTTAATAGATACTTTGGTGTTGTAGAGATAGAAGGAGATAAGGTAACTATTGATAATGTAGCATCTACTATGATGGCTGGAGAACCAGCTAAGATGGAGAGCGAAGTTGAGTATTTAAGAAAATTAGCAAATGTAAATAAAATTGTAATAGAAGAGAACAGCATTTCATTATTAGGAAATGATAAACCATTAAAATTTATAAAAAAATAATAGTTAATTAAAATAATTAGACTGGCTTCTTTTTGGAGTCAGTCTTTGCTTTGAAACAGGAGGAGCTATGTCAAAATCAATTAGCTTAGGGAAGGATTCAATAGGAAAATTATTTTTAAACTTTTCTATTCCTG
Above is a window of Fusobacterium sp. SYSU M8D902 DNA encoding:
- a CDS encoding S1-like domain-containing RNA-binding protein; the encoded protein is MIKIGKRQRLVINNFASVGAYLDAGTGDSKDNILLPNNELEDRDLKEGDEVEVLVYMDSEDRPVATFRKTEALVGTLAKLEVTDVHPTLGAFMDWGLKKELLLPKRQQETDVEVGKRYLVGIYEDSKGRLSATMKIYKFLLPSTSMKKNDIVSGTVYRINDEIGVFVAVEDRYFGLIPKNEYFKNYKIGDEIEARVIRVREDGKLDLSPRELAYIQLDKDAELILEKMRILKDSFRFNDKTTPEQIVDYFNMSKKAFKRAVGNLLKQGKIEKTEDGYFKLVSKK
- a CDS encoding DUF5684 domain-containing protein, giving the protein MIGLIILIIVLAGMWKAFTKAGLQGWTSLIPIYNVYLMITVLAKLSWWYILLLIIPIVNFFVVIKININIAKNFKISSPVLFGLGLTFLGFIFYPILGFGNYDFATGDEAEIID
- a CDS encoding M20 family metallopeptidase, with translation MSVKTVFDSINKDWLIETRRDLHKIPELDFQLPRTIAYVTHILDELGIKYRVGVGKSGIVADIEGQDKDKTIALRADMDALPILECSSKGYKSTIDGQMHACGHDVHTAILLGVGKALSENREVLPCNVRLIFQPAEETSGGALPMIEDGCLEGVDAIYGLHVDPTIECGVVGIKYGAYCASSTDVKIEIEGKSCHGAYPSQGVDAIVTACSIITSLQSIISRNIDSRDSAVLSLGKINGGDKENIVAQRVVASGTLRTLSNDVKVRAKERIKEMVENSAKAYGAVGKVSYADGYSALVNHDEYVDIVKANAKELLGEKGVYEKKLANMGVEDFAYYVEKVPGAFFNLGVGNISKGIVAPLHNDKFDIDEDSLELGVKLQVLNIFSTYKKLTLNCQ
- a CDS encoding aminopeptidase P family protein, which codes for MFDKNVYIERREGLKSLLKSGVVILPGNQESPRNYRGNNYHFEQDASFLYYFGMNVPNLIGVIDVDNNKEYIFGTDFTLDDIVWMGEQKLLKSFAEDVGINNFVEMTEFSQFANSLLEEKRELLFLPQYRSETTMQLSKYFKIDPFNFNNFASEKLILSVVEQRNTKSALEISEIEKAVNITREMHLKAMEVVKPGMKEYEVVAALEEVAARYNASTSFHTIFTRNGQILHNHYHGNTLQEGDLVVLDAGARIENGYCGDMTTSFPVSGKFTDVQKDIYSLLIEMFEKAEELIKPGITYKKVHLEVCKVLTEGMKKRGLMKGDTEEAVKAGAHALFFPHGLGHMLGLDVHDMEALGENYVGYEDFPREMQFGLKSLRLARKLRPGYVFTVEPGIYFIPELVRRWKEANKFTEYLNYEEIEKYLSFGGMRYEGDFLITETGARRLGDKMPKYPHEVEACINR
- a CDS encoding glycerophosphodiester phosphodiesterase, encoding MSKIFAHRGFSGYYPENTMLAFKKAIEIGVDGIELDVQLTKDNTVVIIHDETIDRTTNGDGLVKSYTYDELKKFDASFNFNNFGFNRIPTLEEYFLLVKDLDIITNIELKTSVYQYLGIEDSVLELIKKYNLEDKVIISSFNHFSILRMKKLAPQIKCGFLSEDWIIDAGKYTFSHQIECYHPRFNNLIPEVIEELKKFNIEINTWTVNDERDMLYLKEKGIDSIITNFPNMAKNLFK
- a CDS encoding histidinol-phosphatase HisJ family protein → MFINDYHIHSEFSGDSNQNMRDIFEKAISLGLDEIAITDHLEYDIEGMTEKWILNLDKYTKTVLEYQDEYRGKLDIKLGVEVGVQPHTREYLEEQVKKYPFDFVIASTHAINRCDLAWGELQKTRNKEELQRFYFETVLDNVKKYEQFSVYGHMDFVTRYGGPEYRGMDYHMHKDIIDEILRTLIHKGKGIEINTSGYRYKENRFYPCTDIVKRYFELGGEIITIGSDSHIKEYLTLDFDVAYEFLKSIGVSYICGFDKMKPVFKRIK
- a CDS encoding META domain-containing protein, with the protein product MKKSLLMITLIGALLSGCTALEKTSETADKVSTMSKTAQTMLDMNSIKGVEYTLEGSDITVVFDSGKIYGFSGVNRYFGVVEIEGDKVTIDNVASTMMAGEPAKMESEVEYLRKLANVNKIVIEENSISLLGNDKPLKFIKK